In one window of Pseudomonas benzenivorans DNA:
- a CDS encoding exodeoxyribonuclease III, protein MRIISVNVNGIHAAVERGLLSWLQAQNADVICLQDTRASAFELDDQAFQLDGYFLYACDAEVPSQGGVALYSRLQPKAVISGLGFEMADRYGRYLQADFDKVSIATLLLPSGQGGDESLNQKFKFMDDFTHYLDKQRRKRREYIYCGSLYVAHQKLDVKNWRDCQQSPGFLAPERAWLDEVIGSMGYVDALREVSREGDQFSWWPDSEQAELLNLGYRFDYQLLTPGMRRSVRTARLPRQPRFSQHAPLIVDYDWILSL, encoded by the coding sequence ATGCGGATCATCAGTGTGAACGTGAATGGTATTCATGCTGCAGTCGAGCGCGGTTTGCTCAGCTGGCTGCAAGCACAGAATGCCGACGTCATCTGCCTGCAGGACACCCGCGCCTCCGCCTTTGAGCTGGACGACCAAGCCTTCCAACTGGATGGCTATTTCCTCTATGCCTGCGATGCTGAAGTGCCGAGCCAAGGTGGCGTGGCCCTCTATTCGCGGTTGCAACCCAAGGCGGTAATCAGTGGACTCGGCTTCGAAATGGCCGATCGCTACGGGCGCTACCTGCAGGCCGATTTCGACAAGGTGAGTATCGCCACCCTGCTGCTGCCATCCGGGCAGGGCGGCGACGAGAGCTTGAACCAGAAGTTCAAGTTCATGGACGACTTCACCCATTATCTGGACAAGCAACGGCGCAAGCGCCGCGAGTACATCTATTGCGGCTCGCTGTACGTGGCGCATCAGAAGCTGGACGTGAAGAACTGGCGCGACTGCCAGCAGTCGCCGGGCTTCCTGGCACCCGAGCGCGCCTGGCTGGACGAGGTGATCGGCAGCATGGGCTATGTCGATGCCCTGCGCGAGGTCAGCCGCGAGGGCGACCAGTTCAGTTGGTGGCCGGACAGCGAACAGGCGGAGCTGCTCAACCTGGGCTATCGCTTCGACTACCAGCTGCTCACCCCGGGCATGCGCCGTAGCGTGCGCACCGCGCGCCTGCCGCGTCAGCCGCGCTTCTCGCAGCATGCGCCGCTGATCGTCGACTACGACTGGATTCTCAGCCTGTAA